The Halomonas sp. HAL1 genome segment ATTTCAGCCGCTAATATATTCGTCATTTTGTGCTTAGGCCTGATTGTCTCTCCCTTAGGTAAAATCCGCATTGGTGGTGCCGATGCCAAGCCTGATTTTACCTATATGGGCTGGTTCTCAATGCTGTTTGCCGCAGGTATGGGCATTGGACTGATGTTCTTCGGCGTCAATGAACCGCTGACTCACTTTGGCACATCCTTTGACGGTGGAGACTGGGCTCCGCTGGCGGGCGCCGAGGGAGATGCCGCAGGGGCGGCTGCATTAGGCATGGCTGCCACGATCTTTCACTGGGGCCTTCATCCCTGGGCAATTTACGCGGTCGTGGCGCTTTCGCTGGCACTGTTCTCGTTCAATAAGGGCCTGCCGCTCTCCATGCGTTCAGTGTTCTACCCAATTTTGGGTGAGCGTGTTTGGGGCTGGCCAGGCCATTTAATTGATATTCTGGCCGTCTTCGCTACTCTATTTGGCCTAGCCACATCACTGGGCCTAGGTGCCACTCAGGCCGCTGCGGGCCTTACCTACTTGTTCGGCGCACCGGAAAGCGATATCACCATGATCCTGCTGATCGTTGGTATCACGATCATCGCGATTGGCTCCATTCTAGCGGGTGTCGACAAGGGCGTGCAGCTGCTCTCCAAGATCAATATTGTGATAGCGGCGATGCTGCTGTTCTTTGTGATCGCGGTTGGCCCTACGCTGCTGATTGCCACCGGCTTCTTTGAGAACCTGTGGAACTATGCAGTTCACCTGCCTGCGCTATCAAATCCATTTGGCCGTGAAGATGCCAACTTTAGTCAAGGCTGGACGGCCTTCTACTGGGCATGGTGGATCTCCTGGTCTCCGTACGTCGGCATGTTTATCGCACGGGTATCGCGTGGCCGTACCGTTCGCGAGTTCCTGATATCCGTATTGATAGTGCCTTCTGTGGTGTCAGTACTGTGGATGACCACCTTCGGCGGCACCGCCATTGACCAATATGTCAGTCACGGTATTGAAGCCGTACGTGACGCTGGCGTCGACCTGCAGCTCTTCATCATGCTGGAGCAGCTGCCGCTGTCACAAATCACATCGTTCATTGCGATCGTTTTGGTGATTATCTTCTTTGTGACCTCCTCTGATTCCGGCTCGCTGGTGATCGATTCGATTACGGCAGGCGGTAAGGTCGATGCGCCGAAACCACAGCGCGTGTTCTGGGCAATCATTGAAGGCGCGATTGCCATTGCGCTACTGCTCGGCGGTGGTCTAACGGCACTCCAGACCATGGCTGTATCCACAGGCTTCCCGTTCACCATCATATTGCTAGTGGCGTGTTATGCCATTATCAAAGGGTTGATGAGCGAGCCAAAAGCGGTTTAAGCCTTCGGTATACTTACTCCGTAAAGCAAACGGGCAACCCACTGGGTTGCCCGTTTTTTGTTGATAGCCTTTAACACCAAATATCTTTTAAGGGTGTATCAGGCCGGTAATGGGTAGCAATTTGCGCCTGTAGCAACTCTGCAGTCGCCAGCGCATCCACCAGGGCGTGATGTCCTTGATAAGCGGGCAAACCATAGCGTTCGCGGCTAGCGTGCAAACGTATCGAAACCGGTGGACGACCCAACCAGCGACGAAAACGCGCCCAAAGCGTTTGGCGATGGAGCCGCGCCTCCAGCGACATGGTATCGATCATCGGAAACAGCACCCCTTCCCCACGGCGAGCTTTGACAGCGGCATCTAAAAAAGGCCGCTCGATATTGCGGAAGTGAACGACGACTAATCGACCCGCTAACGCCGCTAACACCTCATCCAATATCACTTCTAAATCTGGCGCCTGGGCAATCTCCGAGTGGGTAATGTGATGATAGGCAATCGAAG includes the following:
- a CDS encoding BCCT family transporter yields the protein MDNHDDKRPPEEQVSEGIPAPEGAANLIDTDYVIGQDNITTNSMGLNLDLHGKVFSISAVVVLLFVVLTLALQDTIAPIYDAIFGFLTGNLAWFFISAANIFVILCLGLIVSPLGKIRIGGADAKPDFTYMGWFSMLFAAGMGIGLMFFGVNEPLTHFGTSFDGGDWAPLAGAEGDAAGAAALGMAATIFHWGLHPWAIYAVVALSLALFSFNKGLPLSMRSVFYPILGERVWGWPGHLIDILAVFATLFGLATSLGLGATQAAAGLTYLFGAPESDITMILLIVGITIIAIGSILAGVDKGVQLLSKINIVIAAMLLFFVIAVGPTLLIATGFFENLWNYAVHLPALSNPFGREDANFSQGWTAFYWAWWISWSPYVGMFIARVSRGRTVREFLISVLIVPSVVSVLWMTTFGGTAIDQYVSHGIEAVRDAGVDLQLFIMLEQLPLSQITSFIAIVLVIIFFVTSSDSGSLVIDSITAGGKVDAPKPQRVFWAIIEGAIAIALLLGGGLTALQTMAVSTGFPFTIILLVACYAIIKGLMSEPKAV
- a CDS encoding 3'-5' exonuclease is translated as MFGIRPRQKITQADWAGYMAQRAQQADSAAIQQFFSTPLPDPETPIAEVPMVALDMETTGLDERRHAIVSIGLVPFTLNRIKLAERRYWVVNPSRPLAEASIAYHHITHSEIAQAPDLEVILDEVLAALAGRLVVVHFRNIERPFLDAAVKARRGEGVLFPMIDTMSLEARLHRQTLWARFRRWLGRPPVSIRLHASRERYGLPAYQGHHALVDALATAELLQAQIATHYRPDTPLKDIWC